A segment of the Fusarium oxysporum f. sp. lycopersici 4287 chromosome 4, whole genome shotgun sequence genome:
CTTTGTCATGGGCGTTTTTGAGTGGAATTAACTCGGCAACCATGAAAAATGCGATGATGCAATGAGCTAGGTTTTCGGGATTAGGTAATCATGCTTTTTGGAATCATTGTGATGAGGTGCTtcattcatcatcacctcGGCTGTGCAGCTGAATATTGGCGATACATTTGTCTTTGAATGTAATCACTTACAGATATAGTGTAAGGAAGGCGTGATGATTCCAGTTGGTGTTTAGACTTGTTCAGTCAGCGTACTATGTAAGTGCTTATGCTGCGTGAGAACAAGCAACTGCCGGGGAATCCTTGCATTTATAAGCCGAAGGATCACTCATCATTGAACATGATAACAGGATCTGAGCTCGAAAGAACGTTTAGGTCGTTTCATTTACCTTTGCTAGACGCTCTGCTAATAGTTCTTAATAAACTATTAACTTGATGCAGAAAACTTGGAGTAGGGTAAGTGAAGCCAATCATGTAAACAGGCGAGGTCTAAAACATTTGAGCTGAAAGGGAGCCGAGTAATTGGACACTGAATAAGAACTATAAGATTAGATTCATTTCAGTCTAAAGTTATCAGATGCCTTAAGCTTCTTTATAGTCTTAGGCTTCAGGCTTCTTGAGCAATGAGAGTCTACGGTGGTCCATCGGTTCTACTAGTCATGATAGCATCGTCAAACCTCCACTCAAGAGGGGCCGGAGCTTTTAAGCAACAATCGTCTGACAACGGATCGTGACTTACGTTATGGGTTTCGAGCTCCAGTTCTCTTTGGCCATTGGCTCAGACTTTGTATCAAATGATCTAAGACAGGTCTGAGGTGGCTCTGAACATACCCACCATGAAAACACTGACAAACTTCATGATGTAGCTGATGCCTGACTTTAGCTCTGTTTCTTACAGCAGGATGTCAAAAGTTTAAGACAACGGCTTGAACTCAGCTACTACAGTCTTTATCGCCAAAGTTCCAGTTATTCATATTCAATATACCCATTTATAACTtcgaagttgaagttgaagagacaACCTCAACTCTTAGCGCTTGGAGACCCCTTAATTACCTACCATTTCCCGCTAGAACAGTCTGACACATTCCCCCAGGTTTCGATTGCCAATTGTCAGGCCATGAACCTGGAAGAGGCGTTGTCATTTCCCCGTGCGGCTCTTGGCTGAGATTAAACCAGTGGAAGGGTCCAGATCATCAAATTTAGAAACCCAAATCTGGCCTCTCCCTTTTGCAAGACTTCCTAGACTTTTTTcaccatccatcatcaactgCGACACAAGCACAGGCGCAACGACGCACAAGCTCTCGCTATTCccaaaaagaaagaaacaaagtCTACAGCGCATATTTCTTGCATTCGATTTGTTTCTTGGGGCGACTCTTGTACATGTACTTTGCTGTACTCCGCCCCCATCTCCACCAATCGCCGCTGTCACGTCTGCAGTCTTTAGGTATCCCCTAAGCTGCCCGGTTTCTTGCATTGCGTCGCCccccgtcatcatcaactcacGATTCGGTACCGGTACCTACGCTTAACTGCAAGAGAGAACaaaaaaaagagagacgTTGTTAATCTGGGCTGCACCGACGCCTAAGCCCCTCACCAGTGGCACCGCAAATAGAGCCCAGCCCGATACACCACCCGTTTGCCCAGTCTCGCCTTGTATCACCAGAGTCACTTGATCTGACCTCCCCCACTACCAACTCGCCTCGTCGCGCAAAGACGAGACAGGCTAGATACCTTCTAGCCTCTGTTGCTCGCTGTCGACTATCACTAGGAAGACCCTGGCCCAAGGGTCGTTGATCGTCGCCTTCTGCTGCCATTTGCAAGCCTcgcaagcttcttgttcgTCGTGCAGCGTAGCCCACCTGGCTCTGTCCTGCTGCTTGCTCATCGCTCCACATCAGCCCACGGGTCGATCACAAGAGAACCACCAGTACCAGTCGCTCAGCTTTATCGCCGACCGCCCTGTCTTTTGACCTCCTCCTGTTCGGACCTTGGTTTGGTCAATTGCTGCAACCCGTATTCCCATTTGCCTCTAGGGTGTCCTTTTTTGGACCACCTTAGAAAACGTCGAACAAGGTGGATTCCGCCCAAGAAATCGTGGCATCTCCCGGTGCCTTACAAAACGTCACGTCCTACCTCAACGGGGCGCTGGCTAACCTCTCGTCTGCTTTTCAAGATTCGAGCGGATACATATCTGACACTCTCGGCGTACCTCCTACCGTTGTCTACAGCAGCCTCGCTGTCCTGCTCGCCGTCCCATTAACAATGTCGAGATACGGCTGGTCCATCGGCCGCGAACAGATTTCGCCCTACAGTTCTATGCCCAGCGGCGTCCCCGCTGTCACCGACGACGATTTTAGCTACATCAcatctcaagatcttgatggcGTCACCGAGGATCGATACTATCCCAGATCCCACTCGACTGCACCCCCACCAGCTCCAGAAGACGATGTCCTCCTTATCAAGAATCGTGGCATCACATATCCTGCTCACTTTCCCGCATATGCGATCGGAGATGGAAAGTTGCGGGTGATAGACGTCAAGGACCGGGTTGGTCTGATGATGGAACTTCCTGAGCGAGGAACATCACGCATCAAGCTTCTCTACAAGGGAAAGCAACTCAAGGACCCTATGGCGCCAGTACGAGACTATGGtgtcaagaacaacagcgAGTTGATGGCGGTCATGCCCGAGATCAATGATGTCAGCAGTGGTTCAGAAGAGGAGATGGTGATTGTCGATGCTCCTAGAGAAGACAGGAAGACTCGCCgccgcaagaagaagcgtgataagaagaagggcaTCACCAGTGACGGCGACTCCTTGTCAGGCAGCCCTCGAGACAGCGCTTCTACTTTCGACCACCCCAGATCACCTCCAGCGCCACCCACATCTTCGGGCGCAACCAGCGGACCTATGAAGGTTCTCGACGATCTTGCCGTTGAGTACCAAATTAAGTGGCTGCCTTTGTGCTCCGATTACATTGAGTCGCCACCTTCAGACCCCAAGAAGCGAGAGGAAGAGCACCGAAAACTTTCTGAGAGCATCATGATGCACATCATGTTGAAACTGGAcggtgttgaggctgagggaATGCCCGAAGTCAGAGCACGAAGGAAGGAATTGGTGAGACAGGTCCAAAAGACATTGAAGGATCTGGATATTGCAAAAGAATCTTGAGCCCGCGGTTAAGCGATGGCATTGATGTTGAGTGGAAAAGATTGTCTGGTTTGAGTGCAGGCGTTACTGGGAATAATCGATTATTCGACTACCTTACCATTGCTCTTGATATAGAACAAGCTGTACAATAGATTCAAGGATTACCTTGACCATGATGACCACCATAGACAGCATTGAGCAAATTGGCACATTTAATTGGAATCTTGAGTATCAACATGGATCCCTGTCATGACTTATGATGTAAACCCCCAATGATGGTGCCAATGCCATGTCTTGGAACAGCCCGAACTCTATCATCACGTGCGAACCATTCATTCTAAGATCCAACGCCCCAAAAACTGCATGATTCCAGTGCGCGGGTCGGTAATTCCTCGGCTCAACCCTCTAGGGCTAACAGACCTAAGCGGGAAGGAGTCGCTCGCGGTGAAAGGTTGCCTTTGCCCTATTAGGCTAGCGCGGTTTGCTCAGAAGGCACAACGAGCCCTCAAGCGGTCCTTGGATTTTTCGCCCGTCAATCACTATCGCGACCACTTGCACCCAACATTCGAGGGACGACTAACCCCAGCAGCACAGCAAAACAACAAATCTTCGCCGACCGGTTTGAGGATTTGAGCTGCccttctttccttttctttaATTCCCCCAGAAAAGACGGTTACGATGTCGAGCTTCGAGCAAGTTGTGAGTACCGACTGAAACAACATATCCATTCACAATTCGTATTGTGTCTTGAGGCAAAAGACGAGTTGCGGGCAGCTGGGAAGCAATGGTTATGGGATCGGGGATGCTTTGGGATCTCAGTTATCAGCGCCTGCTGGTGCTGTGAACGCTGCTCGTCGTTTGCTTCACATGGGAATATTGGTCTTGAAGATGCATTTCGCTGACCGTTGTGTGCGTTTAACAGGTCGTCATCGATGGCAAGGGCCATCTCCTTGGCCGACTCGCCTCCATTGTCGCCAAGCAGCTCCTCAGCGGCCAGAAGATCGTTATTGTCCGCTGCGAGGCTCTCAACATCTCTGGCGAGTTCTTCCGTGCGAAGCGTATGTCCACCCCACGACACCACTCCGATCTGTGGCCGagcatcgtcaacaccaAAGCGATGCCACTCCCAAGAACACCAAGCTGATTATGCCAACAGTCAAGTACCACGCCCACCTCCGAAAGATCACCCGTTACAACCCCACCCGCGGTGGTGAGTCGAAACCGTACCTACACACTTGACCACAGTCATTGACTCGATACAGGTCCCTTCCACTTCCGCGCTCCCTCCCGAATCTTCTACAAGGCTGTCCGTGGCATGATCCCCCACAAGACCGCCCgtggtgctgctgctctcGAGCGCCTCAAGGTCTTCGAGGGTGTCCCCCCTCCCTacgacaagaccaagaaggtcGTCGTTCCCCAGGCTCTCCGTGTTCTCCGACTCCAGCCCGGCCGCAAGTTCTGCACTGTCGGTCGTCTGTCCAGCGAGGTTGGCTGGAAGTACGAGGACGTCGTTGCTCGGTATGTTTTGCTGTGCTGTGTGTGACTTGGGACATGACTAACTCTACCCAGATTGGAGGAGCGAAGAAAGGCCAAGGGCGCTGCTTTCTACGAGCGCAAGAAGATTGCCGCCCGACAACTGGCTGATGCGAAGAAGAACGCTTCTGTCAAGGAGGAGACCGCAAAGGCCCTTGCCAATTACGGCTACTAAGCTGGCCAAATCCCTCGACCTGGGATCTTGCCGGTCTAGGTAAACTTGGCAACGTCTATCATTTCTCGTGCGTTTCATTAGAATGGCGCGGCGGTTCAACAAAGGGATTTACTTGATTTGCTGAGTGATGGCAAGGGTGGCTCGAGGAGTAGATGTCGATTCCCCCCAAAAAGAATGTTCTAAATGAAAAAAGTCCCTCCCCGATTATCGAACCACATTTGCACTGCCCTCACAAGAAGGAATTAAAGCACAAGAGACCGACAATCAAcagcatgatgatgaccgAGACTTTGTGTGTGGAGACTCTTTCGACCTTGGGTTCTGTGATGAGGCTTTGATGAATGGATAGGGATATTTTCGTTGATGGGCGTTTTAAGGGTTCTGGAAGTTGATGTCTTTCTTCCGTTGATCATCCAAGGACGCCAGAGTTCGGCGGACGGGTTTTATGAGTGATGGCGATTTGGAGGTGATCTTGTTACGCTTCCCAAACCGGGACAGGGTCTCGCATTTGCACAATAGGAGTAGAAAAGGAAAGGCTCTTGTTTGATCAATTCGTTTTACATGTGAATGTGTCTTTGAAGTTGACGTCAGTGCCCTGTGCTTCATGTCATTGTGTAATCTGATGATGTACGCCTACCACTTAGCTTGTTCACATATACCGACAAACTAGAGCTCTTATTGTAAGTCATATCGACTGTAGGAATAGCGCCTGGTAGCTGTTTCCAGCCCAGCGGGTCTGACATCTCGCTAATATACAAGTTTCCTTGTAACCTGACAGAGATCAGGAACGAGTATGACACGCTGcatatattttttttttcttgaCATATTTACATCTTGAACAAGATAAGCAAGGTAAAACCAATAGGAAGGATGAGCATATACAAAACATTCAACGATCTTCTGAGCCGCTTTTTACATACACACTTCCATCAATGTGTAGGGTATGAATGGTGGTGGCTCTGAGGGGTGTCATgtgctgataagataagctttTTGTGAGGTGTCCTGAACAGCACCTCAACCCATACACCCAGCTGCACATAGCCTTTGATTGCCTGCTCACACTCCCAACCGGTCACTCTTTTTAGCAATTCACGTctataaaaaaaaacactCCTAATAAGACATTTCACAAACAAAGCAAAACAAAAACTCACCGTCACAATGTCGGACCTCACACATTTCGACCTCCTTCCCCTCCAGATGGACCCTCAATCCAAGGCCATCAGCTCTCAACAACCATCGCGCACGCTCAACGCCGAACTCG
Coding sequences within it:
- a CDS encoding 60S ribosomal protein L16, whose protein sequence is MSSFEQVVVIDGKGHLLGRLASIVAKQLLSGQKIVIVRCEALNISGEFFRAKLKYHAHLRKITRYNPTRGGPFHFRAPSRIFYKAVRGMIPHKTARGAAALERLKVFEGVPPPYDKTKKVVVPQALRVLRLQPGRKFCTVGRLSSEVGWKYEDVVARLEERRKAKGAAFYERKKIAARQLADAKKNASVKEETAKALANYGY